The proteins below come from a single Metarhizium brunneum chromosome 1, complete sequence genomic window:
- the GVP36 gene encoding Protein GVP36 — protein MDFKSFGKNLSDFGAQITPFASRTFQFTKEQFGQAEDKTQLPPDYIDLEKKVDALKQAHQKMLAVTSQYSNEAYDYPPNIKETFQDLGRTVSEKVSLLSSATTTAEAQAALVAPPSAKPQPKTFSHAVARASLTSSQLLHQNHTGAGEDQLATALEKYAITMERVGEARLAQDSQIQSSFLAGWNTTLNTNLSFATRARKNVERSRLSLDAVKAHAKGTTFKLGHGGSRPEQHEEQGLSPEAQEEIEKAEDEFVTQTEEAVGVMKNVLNSPEPLRNLSELIAAQIEYHKKAYEVLSELAPVVDGLQTEQEASYRKSREEGS, from the exons ATGGATTTCAAGAGCTTTGGCAAGAACCTCTC CGATTTTGGAGCGCAAATCACACCCTTTGCGTCACGCACCTTTCAGTTCACCAAAGAACAGTTCGGTcaggccgaggacaag ACCCAGCTCCCACCAGACTATATAGACCTCGAAAAAAAGGTAGATGCCTTGAAGCAAGCGCACCAAAAAATGCTTGCCGTGAC CTCGCAATACTCGAACGAAGCCTACGACTACCCACCCAATATTAAGGAGACATTCCAGGACCTTGGCCGCACCGTCAGCGAGAAggtttctcttctttcttccgcGACTACCACCGCAGAAGCACAGGCTGCCCTGGTTGCTCCTCCAAGTGCTAAGCCCCAGCCCAAGACCTTTAGCCATGCTGTCGCCCGCGCCAGTTTGACGAGCAGTCAGCTGCTGCATCAGAATCATACGGGAGCTGGTGAGGATCAATTGGCCACTGCACTTGAGAAGTATGCCATCACAATGGAGAGAGTTGGTGAAGCCCGCTTGGCGCAAGACTCCCAGATCCAGAGCAGCTTTCTTGCTGGTTGGAATACCACCTTGAACACTAATCTCAGCTTTGCCACCCGTGCCAGAAAGAATGTTGAGCGATCAAGGCTTTCtcttgatgctgtcaaggctCATGCCAAGGGAACGACTTTCAAACTCGGACACGGTGGTTCTCGCCCCGAGCAACATGAGGAGCAGGGACTGAGCCCTGAGGCCCAAGAGGAGATTGAGAAAGCAGAGGACGAATTTGTAACTCAGACTGAAGAAGCTGTCGGTGTCATGAAGAAT GTCCTTAACTCTCCGGAGCCACTACGCAACCTTTCCGAGCTGATTGCCGCCCAAATCGAGTACCACAAGAAGGCATACGAAGTTCTCA
- the CTF1-A_0 gene encoding Cutinase transcription factor 1 alpha has protein sequence MDVEMTAGDAGQQQSLTQQSESSAKASPPAANNAGSNAANQMSFRRQRASRACETCHARKVRCDAASLGVPCTNCVAFQIECRIPTPKRKKAQNAGNQTTKDSDSDREADDRPHQTTPGSASSYPRPPTVSHTSDGTPSSSMTEAQVRQEEVDSGTYLNLVMKPKFTRAPITEAGRVAFLGESSNLTLLVHDRQGSSDVVHYPLPENVRGSRARLTELDNVEIEILHQRGAFLLPPRSLCDELIEAYFKWVHPIVPVINRSRFMRQYRDPKNPPSLLLLQAVLLAGSRVCTNAQLMDANGSTTPAALTFYKRAKALYDANYEDDRVTIVQSLLLMGWYWEGPEDVTKNVFYWSRVATIVAQGSGMHRSVEQSQLSKSDKRLWKRIWWTLFTRDRSVAVALGRPVHINLDDSDVEMLTEDDFIEDEMDRASEFPPDPIHVQFFLQYVKLCEIMGLVLSQQYSVASKGRQRNAIDLTHSDMALADWLQNCPKIVYWEMPRHHFWSALLHSNYYTTLCLLHRAHMPPSGSRSFPDDSPYPSRNIAFQAAAMITSIIENLATHKELRYCPAFIVYSLFSALIMHVYQMRSPVPSIQQVTQDRMRSCMQALKEVSRVWLVGKMVYALFESIIGNKMLEERLQKAGGKRHRKMQQSLSQLEQQSKVQDVSKRKYDDMAIDFTANAPTPQESYERSRPQTPSAIKTENTSAMQPPAVASPNSRPSVADTFMGGTNSRPQTRPATPFNPSFSVPATPPDLYLVTRNSPNLSQSLWENFQPDQLFPESSSMPAFPNLSPTQTHQEPNHNLMAQMTPNSMSQGQASNQFQATGQGQGNGGVPTQGFHASAGMWHTNFDGGVHDGQSPDSWSTSSVQGQPAPTTLNVEDWFQFFGINGDASNLNLDVSLS, from the exons ATGGATGTCGAAATGACTGCGGGTGATGCTGGTCAACAGCAGTCACTGACACAACAATCCGAGTCTTCTGCCAAAGCATCCCCTCCCGCTGCCAATAATGCGGGTAGCAACGCAGCGAACCAGATGAGCTTTCGAAG GCAACGAGCGTCAAGAGCATGTGAG ACCTGTCATGCACGCAAG GTTCGATGCGACGCTGCAAGCCTCGGCGTTCCTTGCACGAATTGTGTCGCATTTCAGATCGAGTGCCGTATCCCAACCCCTAAACGTAAAAAGGCTCAAAATGCTGGCAATCAGACAACCAAAGATTCCGACAG TGACCGAGAAGCAGACGACCGGCCACATCAAACCACCCCAGGCAGCGCCTCTTCCTATCCACGACCACCCACTGTATCGCACACATCGGATGGGACCCCTTCATCGTCTATGACCGAAGCACAAGTCAGACAAGAAGAAGTCGATAGCGGTACATACCTAAATCTTGTAATGAAGCCCAAGTTCACTCGTGCTCCAATCACGGAAGCTGGACGAGTTGCCTTTCTTGGCGAATCCTCGAACTTGACTTTACTTGTACACGACCGCCAGGGATCGTCGGATGTCGTGCACTATCCGCTACCTGAAAATGTGCGCGGCTCACGAGCCAGGCTGACAGAGCTAGATAATGTTGAGATTGAAATCTTACATCAGAGAGGAGCATTCCTTCTCCCTCCCCGATCTCTCTGTGACGAACTCATAGAGGCATACTTCAAGTGGGTTCATCCCATTGTCCCTGTTATCAACCGCTCTCGCTTTATGCGACAGTACAGGGATCCCAAGAACCCTCCGTCactcctccttctccaagCTGTTTTACTAGCCGGCTCGCGGGTTTGCACCAATGCTCAGCTTATGGATGCCAATGGGTCTACGACTCCTGCCGCGTTAACCTTCTACAAACGTGCAAAGGCACTCTACGACGCAAACTACGAAGATGACCGTGTCACAATTGTTCAGTCGCTGTTGCTCATGGGCTGGTACTGGGAAGGCCCCGAGGACGTCACCAAAAATGTTTTCTACTGGAGTCGTGTTGCCACCATTGTTGCTCAAGGTTCTGGTATGCACCGGAGTGTCGAGCAGTCTCAACTAAGCAAGTCTGACAAACGACTATGGAAGAGGATATGGTGGACTCTGTTCACTCGCGACAGGTCTGTCGCTGTTGCTCTCGGTCGTCCCGTCCACATCAATCTCGACGACTCTGACGTTGAAATGCTGACGGAAGACGACTTTATCGAGGATGAGATGGACCGAGCCAGCGAATTCCCGCCAGACCCCATTCATGTGCAATTCTTTTTGCAATATGTCAAGTTGTGCGAAATCATGGGCTTGGTCTTGTCGCAACAATACTCGGTTGCTTCCAAGGGACGTCAAAGGAATGCCATTGATTTGACACACAGCGACATGGCACTGGCCGACTGGCTGCAGAATTGCCCCAAGATTGTATACTGGGAGATGCCTCGCCATCACTTCTGGTCTGCTCTACTTCATTCAAATTACTATACAACACTCTGCCTCCTGCATCGCGCACACATGCCCCCGAGCGGCTCAAGAAGCTTTCCGGACGACTCCCCTTACCCATCCCGGAATATTGCTTTTCAAGCTGCAGCAATGATTACGTCAATTATAGAAAATCTCGCCACACACAAGGAACTACGCTATTGTCCGGCATTCATTGTCTACAGCCTGTTCTCAGCTCTGATTATGCATGTGTACCAGATGAGGTCTCCTGTCCCATCGATCCAGCAAGTTACGCAGGATAGAATGAGAAGCTGCATGCAAGCGTTGAAGGAAGTATCACGGGTCTGGCTTGTCGGAAAGATGGTCTATGCCCTTTTTGAGTCCATTATTGGCAATAAGATGCTAGAAGAACGCCTTCAAAAGGCGGGTGGGAAGCGTCATCGGAAAATGCAACAAAGCCTGTCACAATTGGAGCAGCAGAGTAAAGTTCAAGACGTTTCGAAGAGAAAGTatgacgacatggccatcgaTTTCACCGCAAATGCCCCAACGCCTCAGGAATCCTACGAGCGCTCTAGACCTCAAACACCGAGTGCAATCAAAACCGAAAATACTTCTGCTATGCAACCACCGGCTGTCGCGTCTCCCAATAGTCGACCCAGCGTGGCAGATACATTTATGGGCGGAACCAATTCGCGACCTCAGACCAGACCTGCAACCCCATTCAATCCCTCGTTTTCAGTTCCCGCTACGCCCCCAGATCTCTACCTTGTAACCAGAAACTCACCAAATTTGTCGCAATCGCTCTGGGAAAATTTTCAACCAGATCAGCTCTTCCCCGAAAGTTCCAGCATGCCTGCTTTCCCTAATCTATCTCCGACACAAACACATCAAGAACCGAACCACAATCTGATGGCGCAGATGACACCCAACAGCATGTCACAAGGCCAGGCAAGCAACCAGTTTCAGGCTAcaggtcaaggacaaggaaatGGTGGCGTACCTACGCAAGGCTTTCATGCATCTGCCGGCATGTGGCACACCAATTTCGACGGGGGCGTGCACGACGGACAAAGTCCAGACAGTTGGAGCACAAGCTCAGTCCAAGGGCAACCTGCTCCCACGACCTTGAACGTGGAGGATTG GTTCCAAttctttggcatcaatggCGATGCTAGCAATTTGAATCTCGATGTATCCCTGAGTTGA
- the mcd-4 gene encoding GPI ethanolamine phosphate transferase 1, translating into MVLSDSEPDFDDVEAIGMPSSQELAGKAVASKRSRDRTANSTTRVTKPFQRTKSAKSGTGHLKLPAMARQILMEKSKNNTIEQAGAHGKHMDEPDKIALGKSYPNLSSSHEQGRLAGLSRNTGSSGKLYTQNIEKEHEPTFENGHEEPKSVEQLGQQETEPVIDAEEQFPTEYTNNMDEVSTQGRLGELMKKYDSLKTRHNELREVGMIAAERNFERLKQQSEQNTAASNKLIQSLKDELNVQSALAKQGEQARQQLERSETNVCDLESKICGLEASLSSARSEIKSLSAKLSASRAAEACVKNPGSALKPGVIGHKSAPSEVVRAAQAREDLYGDLTGLIVRGMKRGDGGSVFDCIQTGRNGTLHFKLSLDAGDASDSYDDVQFTYRPQLDTDRDGDGLRADKAFQSFPEPYPQNEKDLIPRPLAPFLRSRVLQEGTFGVSHTRVPTESRPGHVALIAGLYEDVSAVATGWKLNPVNFDSVFNRSRHTWSWGSPDILPMFEQGAVPGRVDTYMYEPEFEDFSQDALRLDYWVFDHVKHFFAAAATNQTLNKALRQDKIIFFLHLLGLDTTGHSYRPYSKEYLNNIKVVDQGVKEITELIQKFYADDRTAFVFTADHGMSDWGSHGDGHPDNTRTPFITWGSGVAAPEVHPGAIAPGHDMYSSDWGLDHVRRHDINQADIAALMSYLIGAEFPANSVGELPLSYLAADNSEKANASLVNAKGILEMYRVKESNKKTNELRFKAYHAFDGEGSSPENRTAAIANLIANGQYEEAIEESNTLIQVTLQGLRYLQTYDWLFLRALITMGYLGWMAYAITTVVDMFVVHEVIAAQRTPLGTATFLGVLFALYASFIISKSPLTYYLYAFFPVVFWEEVYAHRQSLYRGRLILFGHIQSAGGAASLFLHAVFYIAVIQSLAVGYIYREVLTGLFVLAAAWPFMYGLSFIQYHALLSMTWAASCLTMSTFTLLPAMKVESIGLVLAGGFAMFLVGFLYLILEDIGLADFTWAVNSNPSLKKTNKNIQRTLTGIQVGLILLSMLVTRSSALSLQAKRGLPVGNQVLGWAILIVSLLMPLLYRLQPNTHYLHRLVVIFLTCAPTFVILTISYEGLFYVAFSATLLVWVRLEYAAEIFYRKHQQSNGSLVQPNTLDQDLIQHRALRLSDARVALFFMVLLQSAFFSTGNVASVSSFSLDSVYRLIPVFDPFSQGALLILKLMIPFALISANLGVLNKRLGVAPSALFMVVMAISDILTLYFFWVVKDEGSWLEIGSTISHFAIASLLCVFVAGLEGVSTLFVSGIDVGDGQSELDPTTNQSGSTMTENGTPNGHSHSTKAKRQ; encoded by the exons ATGGTCCTCTCCGATTCTGAACCAGATTTCGACGATGTGGAAGCGATTGGTATGCCATCTTCTCAGGAGCTTGCTGGGAAGGCTGTAGCATCTAAGCGAAGTCGTGACCGAACCGCGAACTCTACAACCCGAGTAACGAAGCCGTTCCAAAGAACGAAAAGCGCTAAGAGCGGCACGGGTCATTTAAAACTACCCGCGATGGCGAGGCAAATATTAATGGAGAAGAGCAAAAACAATACTATTGAACAAGCTGGAGCCCACGGAAAACATATGGACGAACCAGACAAGATCGCCTTAGGAAAATCATATCCAAATCTTTCTTCATCTCATGAGCAGGGGCGACTAGCCGGCTTATCACGAAACACAGGATCTTCGGGCAAATTATACACTCAAAATATTGAAAAGGAGCACGAACCAACATTCGAGAACGGTCACGAGGAGCCGAAAAGCGTTGAGCAGCTAGGACAGCAAGAGACAGAACCCGTCATTGACGCAGAGGAGCAATTCCCAACGGAATATACCAATAATATGGACGAGGTTTCAACTCAGGGGCGATTAGGAGAATTGATGAAGAAGTACGACTCGCTAAAAACACGACACAACGAGCTGCGCGAAGTGGGAATGATAGCCGCAGAACGCAATTTTGAAAGGCTGAAACAGCAGTCAGAACAAAATACGGCAG CCTCAAACAAACTTATTCAATCGCTCAAAGATGAATTAAATGTACAATCGGCACTGGCGAAGCAAGGCGAGCAGGCACGCCAGCAATTAGAGCGTAGTGAAACTAACGTTTGCGACTTGGAAAGCAAAATATGTGGCCTGGAGGCATCATTATCGAGTGCCCGGTCTGAGATAAAATCGCTCTCCGCTAAACTCTCGGCGAGCAGAGCCGCGGAAGCTTGTGTAAAAAATCCGGGAAGCGCATTAAAGCCTGGGGTAATAGGCCACAAATCAGCCCCATCGGAAGTTGTTCGGGCCGCGCAAGCAAGGGAAGACCTGTACGGCGACTTAACAGGTCTTATTGTCCGGGGGATGAAACGAGGTGACGGTGGAAGTGTTTTCGACTGCATTCAAACTGGGAGGAACGGGA CTCTACACTTCAAGCTTTCACTGGATGCCGGAGATGCTTCCGATAGTTACGACGACGTCCAATTTACATATCGCCCTCAGCTTGATACAGACCGCGATG GCGATGGACTAAGAGCCGATAAAGCCTTTCAATCATTTCCCGAGCCGTATCCTCAAAACGAAAAGGATCTCATCCCCAGACCTCTCGCACCTTTCCTGCGATCCCGCGTCCTTCAAGAAGGAACCTTCGGTGTCTCCCATACCCGTGTGCCTACAGAGTCCCGCCCGGGTCATGTAGCTTTAATCGCCGGGTTATACGAAGATGTTTCCGCCGTCGCCACCGGCTGGAAACTCAACCCCGTCAATTTTGATAGTGTCTTTAACCGAAGTCGTCATACTTGGAGCTGGGGTAGCCCAGATATCTTGCCCATGTTCGAACAAGGAGCTGTTCCCGGTCGGGTTGATACATATATGTACGAACCAGAATTCGAAGATTTTAGTCAGGACGCCCTTCGCCTTGACTACTGGGTGTTTGACCATGTTAAGCACTTCTTTGCAGCGGCCGCAACAAACCAGACTCTAAATAAAGCCCTTCGCCAGGATAAGATTATATTCTTCCTCCATCTGCTTGGGCTTGATACAACTGGGCATTCCTATCGACCGTACTCAAAGgaatacttaaataatattaaagtgGTGGACCAAGGGGTTAAGGAGATAACAGAACTTATCCAGAAGTTTTACGCAGATGACAGAACAGCATTTGTATTTACCGCAGATCATGGCATGAGTGACTGGGGCAGTCACGGTGATGGTCATCCAGATAATACCCGCACGCCTTTCATTACGTGGGGTTCCGGTGTGGCCGCTCCTGAGGTGCATCCTGGTGCTATTGCCCCTGGACATGATATGTATTCATCAGATTGGGGGCTCGATCACGTTCGTCGACACGATATCAACCAGGCGGACATCGCCGCCTTAATGTCCTACTTAATCGGCGCCGAGTTCCCCGCTAATTCGGTCGGAGAGCTTCCCCTATCCTATCTGGCTGCAGACAATAGCGAGAAGGCTAATGCATCGCTTGTCAATGCCAAAGGTATTTTGGAGATGTATCGTGTCAAGGAAAGTAACAAGAAGACGAATGAACTGCGATTCAAGGCATACCACGCGTTTGACGGAGAAGGTTCTTCTCCCGAAAACCGCACTGCTGCGATTGCAAATCTCATTGCAAATGGGCAGTATGAAGAGGCTATTGAGGAGTCAAATACCCTCATACAAGTAACGCTGCAAGGCCTGCGCTATCTCCAAACTTATGACTGGCTGTTTCTTCGCGCCCTTATTACCATGGGTTATCTTGGCTGGATGGCGTATGCCATAACCACAGTGGTAGACATGTTTGTCGTCCACGAGGTAATAGCAGCGCAAAGGACTCCTTTGGGGACCGCCACCTTTTTAGGAGTTCTGTTTGCTCTTTATGCGTCGTTCATTATTTCCAAATCACCCCTCACCTACTATTTATATGCCTTCTTTCCTGTCGTATTCTGGGAAGAAGTTTATGCCCATAGACAAAGTCTTTACCGTGGAAGATTGATATTATTTGGCCACATCCAGTCCGCAGGAGGCGCGGCGAGCCTCTTTCTTCATGCCGTTTTTTACATTGCTGTCATACAATCTCTG GCTGTTGGATATATCTATCGAGAGGTACTGACCGGATTATTTGTCCTGGCAGCGGCTTGGCCTTTCATGTATGGCCTGTCCTTCATACAATACCATGCATTGCTCAGCATGACATGGGCGGCTTCATGCCTGACAATGAGCACATTCACGTTGCTTCCAGCCATGAAAGTTGAAAGCATTGGTCTAGT CCTTGCTGGTGGCTTTGCCATGTTTCTCGTTGGCTTTCTTTACCTGATTCTCGAAGACATCGGACTCGCCGATTTTACGTGGGCTGTCAACTCAAATCCTTCACTTAAAAAGACGAACAAGAATATTCAGCGAACATTAACTGGCATCCAG GTGGGACTTATTCTCTTGTCCATGCTTGTCACGCGGTCTAGCGCCTTATCCCTTCAAGCTAAGCGAGGCCTCCCAGTCGGCAATCAAGTTCTTGGATGGGCTATCCTCA TCGTGTCTCTCCTAATGCCCCTCTTGTATCGCCTTCAGCCCAATACACATTACCTGCATAGACTTGTAGTCATTTTTTTGACATGCGCACCTACATTTGTCATTCTTACAATATCATATGAGGGCCTTTTTTACGTCGCTTTCTCGGCGACCCTACTTGTTTGGGTGCGCCTGGAGTACGCAGCCGAAATTTTCTACCGCAAGCATCAGCAAAGCAACGGGAGCTTGGTGCAACCTAATACACTTGACCAAGACTTGATACAACATCGAGCACTCAGGCTCTCGGACGCACGGGTGGCGCTCTTCTTCATGGTACTATTGCAATCGGCCTTTTTCAGTACGGGCAACGTTGCGTCTGTTTCTTCATTTAGTCTTGACAGTGTTTACCGCCTGATACCAGTATTTGATCCTTTTTCTCAGGGAGCGTTGCTAATTTTAAAGTTGATGATCCCTTTTGCTCTTATTTCTGCCAATTTGGGAGTATTGAATAAAAGATTAGGGGTCGCCCCATCAGCTCTCTTCATGGTTGTCATGGCAATTAGCGATATTCTAACGCTTTATTTCTTTTGGGTCGTCAAAGACGAGGGCTCATGGTTGGAGATCGGCTCCACAATCAGCCACTTCGCCATTGCAAGTCTGCTTTGTGTGTTTGTTGCTGGCCTTGAGGGAGTCAGTACCTTGTTTGTATCAGGCATTGACGTGGGGGATGGGCAAAGCGAACTTGATCCTACGACTAACCAGTCAGGGTCTACAATGACAGAAAATGGAACCCCGAATGGCCACAGCCATTCAACTAAAGCTAAAAGACAATAG
- the MSP1 gene encoding Protein MSP1, with protein sequence MGERRKLGDVALDLLLFAGMMTAGLYVARNLLTPMLSNLADPDKEKHEQARRQAKAHLERLNRQRNIDRDGDDESGDARRIQSVEDLVLNEYENLVALEMVAPEDIHVGFDDIGGLDSIIEELKESVIYPLTMPHLYSHAAPLLSAPSGVLLFGPPGCGKTMLAKALAHESGASFINLHISTMTEKWYGDSNKIVRAVFSLARKMQPAIIFIDEIDAVLGTRRSGEHEASGMVKAEFMTLWDGLTSANASGMPAQIVVLGATNRIHDIDEAILRRMPKKFPVPLPGLEQRRKILQLILQDTKTDAEHFDLDYVSKITAGMSGSDIKEACRDAAMAPVREYMRQYRGEGRRMTSVDPSQFRGIRTDDFLSNGGSHIDKKDGKSAKNAADRRKNKSRGSGGEYENVDELLVESQD encoded by the exons ATGGGTGAACGACGGAAACTCGGCGATGTCGCCCTTGACCTCTTATTATTTGCCGGCATG ATGACAGCTGGACTCTATGTTGCCAGAAACCTTCTCACTCCGATGCTGAGCAATCTGGCTGACCCCGACAAAGAAAAACACGAACAAGCTAGACGGCAGGCTAAGGCACACCTCGAGCGATTGAATCGTCAGCGGAATATAGACCGAGATGGAGACGACGAGAGCGGAGATGCCAGGAGGATTCAAAGCGTTGAGGACCTGGTTTTGAACGAGTACGAGAACTTGGTTGCGCTGGAAATGGTCGCCCCAGAGGACATACATGTCGGATTTGATG ATATTGGTGGGCTTGATTCGATTATTGAGGAGCTAAAAGAATCCGTGATATACCCACTTACGATGCCGCATCTGTATTCCCACGCTGCGCCTTTACTGTCAGCACCGTCCGGAGTGCTTCTTTTTGGACCCCCGGGTTGTGGAAAGACCATGCTTGCAAAGGCGTTAGCCCATGAAAGCGGAGCTTCGTTCATCAACCTTCACATCTCAACCATGACAGAGAAGTGGTACGGTGATTCTAACAAAATAGTTCGTGCTGTCTTTTCCTTGGCACGCAAAATGCAGCCAGCTATCATATTCATCGACGAAATAGACGCGGTCCTAGGAACAAGGAGGAGCGGGGAGCACGAGGCCAGCGGTATGGTCAAAGCTGA GTTTATGACATTATGGGATGGCCTAACATCGGCCAATGCATCGGGGATGCCGGCTCAAATTGTCGTTTTAGGGGCTACAAACCGCATACATGACATTGACGAGGCAATTTTGCGCCGTATGCCCAAAAAATTTCCGGTGCCTCTCCCTGGCCTTGAACAGCGACGCAAAATATTGCAGCTTATTCTACAGGATACAAAGACAGACGCAGAGCATTTTGATTTGGACTACGTATCGAAGATCACTGCAGGAATGTCAGGCAGTGACATCAAAGAAGCTTGCCGTGATGCTGCCATGGCACCTGTCCGGGAGTACATGCGACAATACAGAGGTGAGGGGCGGCGAATGACTTCGGTTGATCCCAGCCAATTTCGCGGTATTAGGACAGATGACTTTCTCAGCAATGGAGGCAGCCATATAGACAAGAAGGATGGCAAGAGCGCCAAAAACGCGGCTGACAGGAGAAAAAACAAGAGCCGAGGGTCCGGTGGCGAGTATGAAAATGTGGATGAACTCCTGGTCGAAAGCCAGGATTAG
- the met-2 gene encoding Cystathionine beta-lyase produces the protein MASSKPINASATKSVTGPAKTDLDGHNLPPSPAPSSPRNGRRRYALATELVYTEGKDQYGASSIPIYQSATFKQTSAAGGQQDYDYTRSGNPTRTHLERHLAKIMNANRALAVSSGMGALDVITRLLRPGDEVITGDDLYGGTHRLLTYMATNQGIIVHHVDTTKVDAVQARISDKTAMVLLETPTNPLIKIVDLASIAQMAHDANSKALVVVDNTMLSPMLCNPLDLGADIVYESGTKYLSGHHDIMAGVIACNEASIGDKLFFTINSTGCGLSPNDSFLLMRGVKTLAIRMEKQQASAQAIAEFLESHGFRVRYPGLQSHPQYDLHWSIARGAGAVLSFETGDAAMSERIVEAARLWAISVSFGCVNSLISMPCQMSHASIDAKTRRERQMPEDIIRLCVGIEDVNDLIEDLSRALVQAGAVTVTLDGFHATGAAAELGKTPLTQE, from the exons ATGGCTTCCTCGAAGCCTATCAACGCGAGTGCTACCAAGAGCGTTACAGGTCCTGCTAAGACTGATCTTGATGGACACAATCTTCCTCCATCCCCAGCCCCGTCAAGTCCTCGGAATGGCCGCCGACGCTATGCTTTGGCAACTGAATTGGTCTACACCGAAGGCAAGGACCAGTATGGTGCCTCAAGCATCCCTATCTACCAATCTGCAACATTCAAGCAGACTTCGGCTGCTGGCGGTCAGCAAGACTATGACTACACACGATCCGGCAACCCGACTCGAACGCATCTCGAGAGACATCTCGCCAAGATTATGAATGCAAATCGCGCACTTGCTGTGAGCTCCGGTATGGGTGCTTTAGATGTCATCACTCGTTTGTTGCGCCCCGGCGACGAGGTTATCACCGGAGACGACTTGTATGGTGGTACCCATCGCTTGCTCACGTATATGGCCACGAATCAGGGCATCATTGTGCATCATGTTGACACCACAAAAGTCGATGCCGTTCAGGCGAGAATATCCGACAAAACAGCCATGGTTTTACTAGAGACTCCGACGAACCCCCTGATTAAGATAGTAGACCTAGCGTCTATTGCTCAAATGGCTCATGACGCCAATTCCAAGGCTCTGGTTGTAGTTGACAACACCATGCTCTCTCCGATGCTGTGCAATCCGTTGGATCTGGGGGCAGACATTGTCTACGAATCCGGCACCAAGTATTTATCTGGGCACCACGACATCATGGCTGGTGTCATCGCTTGCAACGAGGCATCCATCGGAGACAAACTATTCTTCACAATCAATTCGACTGGTTGCGGTCTGTCTCCTAACGACTCGTTTCTCCTTATGCGTGGTGTCAAGACTCTTGCTATACGCATGGAGAAGCAACAAGCCAGCGCGCAGGCGATTGCTGAGTTTCTTGAGTCTCACGGGTTTCGTGTTCGGTACCCAGGCCTCCAGTCGCATCCGCAATATGATTTGCATTGGTCTATTGCGCGGGGAGCTGGTGCCGTTTTGTCTTTCGAGACTGGAGATGCAGCCATGTCGGAGCGAATCGTGGAGGCAGCAAGGCTATGGGCAATCAGTGTCAGTTTTGGCTGCGTGAATAGCCTCATCAGTATGCCGTGTCAAATGAGTCACGCAAGCATTGATGCAAAGACACGTAGAGAGAGGCAAATGCCCGAAGACATCATTCGTCTCTGTGTAGGGATAGAAGATGTGAATGATCTGATTGAGGATTTGTCCCGTGCG CTCGTTCAAGCTGGAGCCGTGACTGTTACATTGGACGGGTTTCATGCAACTGGTGCTGCAGCAGAGCTAGGCAAAACACCACTCACCCAAGAGTAA